The stretch of DNA TCGGTTCTTAATGGCAACACATGAGTTCAGTTTGAATCATGGCTTTCTCATTATTGTTCCGTATTCAACAACAAAGATTCTTGCTTTCATATCTATATCCGATACCGAGCAGCTGTTAAATTTGAACTGATTTAAACGTACCCAGGAGGTTGGCTATGGCGCTTAAGTTTAGTATTGGTCTGCAAGGCAGTTATCCCATACGCGAATATATTGGTATGGCTCAGCGTATTGAGAATTACGGCTTTGATGAAGTTCATGTTTATGATGACCTGATGTTTAAACCGAGCTGGCCATTACTGACATTGATTGGTGAGCATACCAACAGTATTAAAGTTGGTCCGGGCATTATCACCCCACAAATCGTACATCCCTGTTATCATGCCGGAAATTTAGCCGAGTTGGATGAGCTTACCAAAGGTCGAGCGGTCTGTGGCATCGCGCGTGGCGCTTTCTGGGAGTTTTTGGGTATCGAACAGCAGAAGAAACCTATTACCATGGTCAGAGAAGCCATCCAGGTTATTAGACGACTCTTGCAAGGGAATCATACCGCTTTTCATGGTGAGGTTTTTACTTGCACCGAGGAATTATTTTTCCGTTTTCAACCCTATCGAAAAGAGGTGCCTATTTTTATCGGCACCTGGGGGCCTAAGATGTGTCAGTTGGCCGGTGAAATCGCCTCCGGTGTGAAGTCAGAT from Pseudomonadales bacterium encodes:
- a CDS encoding LLM class flavin-dependent oxidoreductase, which translates into the protein MALKFSIGLQGSYPIREYIGMAQRIENYGFDEVHVYDDLMFKPSWPLLTLIGEHTNSIKVGPGIITPQIVHPCYHAGNLAELDELTKGRAVCGIARGAFWEFLGIEQQKKPITMVREAIQVIRRLLQGNHTAFHGEVFTCTEELFFRFQPYRKEVPIFIGTWGPKMCQLAGEIASGVKSDGLWNPDYVRIIRENIEIGAKRSGRNPDDIEVIAGPLSSISANREKARETARAVLAVYLPYLRPMTDVAGISEEEINQVRQAAAVGDFKKGASYVSDLSIAKCSVTGTPEEVIQQIETMAAAGVTHVAFGHCLGPDFNEALDLLGKEVLPHFKS